In the genome of Rhodoferax sp. BAB1, one region contains:
- a CDS encoding porin family protein: protein MKKLLPALLLCGAALNPALAQSSRYYGVVDYGNVSYSGPGNYSSPGALSLSGGYNFLTNLDLEAGITLIGNADATVPGPGRVDLSEHIIHAVAVGKVPLNPQITLFGKAGVGLHDGSINGLPDDLIYGFGMQVRFDRELSMRVQYESLGSTQLPGGGTADMTRLSLGLAYHF, encoded by the coding sequence ATGAAAAAACTGCTTCCCGCCCTCCTGCTCTGCGGCGCGGCGCTGAACCCGGCGCTGGCCCAGAGTTCACGTTATTACGGCGTGGTCGACTACGGCAACGTCAGCTACAGCGGCCCCGGCAACTATTCGAGCCCGGGCGCCCTGAGCCTGTCCGGGGGTTACAACTTCCTCACCAACCTGGACCTCGAAGCCGGCATCACCCTGATCGGCAATGCCGACGCCACCGTACCGGGCCCGGGTCGTGTGGACCTCAGCGAGCACATCATCCATGCCGTGGCTGTCGGCAAGGTGCCGCTCAATCCGCAGATCACGCTCTTCGGCAAGGCCGGCGTGGGCCTGCACGACGGCAGCATCAACGGCCTGCCCGACGACCTGATCTACGGCTTCGGCATGCAGGTCCGCTTCGACCGCGAACTGAGCATGCGGGTGCAGTACGAAAGCCTGGGAAGCACCCAGCTACCGGGCGGTGGCACGGCCGACATGACCCGGCTCTCGCTGGGCCTGGCCTACCACTTCTGA
- a CDS encoding Y-family DNA polymerase, producing MYALIDGNNFYVSCERVFQPRLEGRPVIVLSNNDGCAISRSNEAKDLGIRMGAPWHEIRSMEKSHGLVALSANFALYGDLSDRMMAVLADFGTRQEIYSIDECFVDLSGVPGGLAESGRAMRQRVLQWLGLPCSIGIGPTKTLAKFANHIAKTAERKPEPYAARHARVCNLAALERAELDALLAATDVGGVWGVGWRLRDQLREAGVHTALDLARLDPVQVQRRWSVVLERTVRELQGRPCVDLEDGPQDRRHIAVTRSFGHKTGALADLREAVTVFATRAAEKLRRQHGVAAQVYVYIRTGHYEQAHPYSRGHSIELPQPTNDTARIVHAALAVLDGIYREGHPYAKAGVVLMHLQREGLRQGALDLGDAPAPRPRLVEVLDQLNRRYGQDTVFLASAGLGGRARRWSMKQERRTPRYTTSVGELLEVRA from the coding sequence ATGTACGCCCTGATCGACGGCAACAACTTCTACGTGAGCTGCGAGCGCGTGTTCCAGCCGCGGCTCGAAGGGCGGCCCGTGATCGTGCTTTCCAACAACGACGGCTGCGCCATCTCGCGCAGCAACGAGGCCAAGGACCTGGGCATCCGCATGGGCGCGCCCTGGCACGAGATCCGCTCCATGGAGAAAAGCCATGGCCTGGTGGCGCTCTCGGCCAACTTTGCGCTTTACGGCGACCTGTCCGACCGCATGATGGCGGTGCTCGCGGACTTCGGCACGCGCCAGGAGATTTATTCCATCGACGAGTGTTTCGTGGACCTCTCGGGCGTGCCGGGCGGCCTGGCGGAAAGCGGCCGGGCCATGCGCCAGCGTGTGCTGCAGTGGCTGGGCCTGCCCTGCAGCATCGGCATCGGACCGACCAAGACCCTGGCCAAGTTCGCCAACCACATCGCCAAGACCGCCGAGCGCAAGCCCGAGCCCTATGCGGCGCGGCACGCGCGCGTGTGCAACCTCGCCGCGCTGGAGCGCGCGGAACTCGACGCCCTGCTGGCCGCCACCGATGTCGGCGGGGTCTGGGGGGTGGGCTGGCGTCTGCGCGACCAACTGCGCGAAGCCGGCGTGCACACGGCGCTGGACCTGGCGCGTCTGGACCCGGTGCAGGTGCAGCGTCGCTGGTCCGTGGTGCTCGAGCGCACCGTGCGTGAGCTGCAGGGCAGGCCCTGCGTGGATCTGGAGGATGGCCCGCAGGACAGGCGCCACATCGCCGTCACACGCTCCTTCGGCCACAAGACCGGCGCGCTGGCCGATCTGCGCGAGGCCGTCACCGTCTTCGCCACGCGTGCGGCCGAGAAGCTGCGTCGCCAGCACGGCGTGGCAGCGCAGGTCTATGTCTACATCCGTACCGGGCACTACGAACAGGCACATCCTTATTCCAGGGGGCATTCCATCGAGTTGCCGCAGCCCACGAACGACACCGCGCGTATCGTGCATGCGGCCCTCGCGGTACTGGATGGCATTTACAGGGAAGGCCACCCCTATGCCAAGGCCGGTGTTGTGCTCATGCACCTGCAGCGCGAAGGCCTGCGCCAGGGGGCGCTCGATCTGGGCGATGCCCCGGCGCCACGTCCGCGGCTGGTGGAGGTGCTGGACCAGCTCAACCGGCGTTACGGGCAGGACACGGTCTTTCTGGCCAGCGCCGGCCTGGGCGGCCGCGCACGCCGCTGGAGCATGAAGCAGGAGCGTCGCACGCCGCGCTACACAACCAGTGTGGGGGAACTGCTGGAAGTGCGGGCTTGA
- the bfr gene encoding bacterioferritin, whose protein sequence is MKGDPQAISHLQAQLKNELTAINQYFVHYRMLKHWGLDKLAKKEYEESIGEMKHADKLMDRIFTLDGLPNLQDLGKLNIGENVPEILRSDLALETGAQATIKDGMAHCEKVRDYVSRDLLQEILDDTEEHIDFLETQIELIDKVGLQNYLQSQMGEIS, encoded by the coding sequence ATGAAAGGCGATCCCCAAGCCATCTCCCATCTGCAGGCCCAGCTCAAGAACGAGCTGACCGCCATCAACCAGTACTTCGTGCACTACCGCATGCTCAAGCACTGGGGCCTGGACAAGCTGGCCAAGAAGGAATACGAGGAGTCGATCGGCGAGATGAAACACGCCGACAAGCTCATGGACCGCATCTTCACGCTGGATGGCCTGCCCAATCTGCAGGACCTGGGCAAGCTCAACATCGGCGAGAACGTGCCCGAGATCCTGCGCAGCGACCTGGCGCTGGAAACTGGCGCGCAAGCCACCATCAAGGACGGCATGGCCCACTGCGAGAAGGTGCGCGACTACGTCTCACGCGACCTGCTGCAGGAGATCCTGGACGACACCGAGGAGCACATCGATTTCCTGGAAACCCAGATCGAGCTGATCGACAAGGTAGGCCTGCAGAACTACCTGCAGAGCCAGATGGGCGAGATTTCCTGA
- a CDS encoding phosphatase PAP2 family protein, which translates to MSPPRPATAFGSTPRAPFLALTLSLAGLALVWDASDLDRVAMHWLAGGGGFALRHHWLLERVLHDGVHNLALLAYAALLFLAWRPLGPLRQLDGLQRLEVVSGVTLSLLLVGLLKGLSHTSCPWDLQEFGGAAVYVSHWAWDLVDGGPGHCFPGGHVSSAYAFLALALPWLEGDAQARRLGRAVLHGVLLAGLLLGLAQTLRGAHYPSHTWWSALLCWVSALANQQVFARLRSRP; encoded by the coding sequence ATGAGCCCGCCACGCCCCGCCACCGCCTTCGGTTCCACGCCACGCGCCCCTTTCCTGGCGCTGACCCTCTCCCTGGCCGGCCTAGCCCTGGTCTGGGACGCCAGCGACCTGGACCGGGTCGCCATGCACTGGCTGGCCGGCGGCGGCGGCTTTGCCCTGCGCCACCACTGGCTGCTGGAGCGGGTGCTGCACGACGGGGTGCACAACCTGGCCCTGCTGGCCTACGCAGCCCTGCTGTTCCTGGCCTGGCGCCCGCTCGGGCCGCTGCGCCAGCTGGACGGCCTGCAGCGGCTGGAGGTGGTCAGCGGCGTCACCCTGAGCCTGCTGCTGGTGGGCCTGCTCAAGGGCCTAAGCCATACGAGCTGCCCCTGGGACCTGCAGGAGTTCGGCGGGGCGGCCGTCTACGTTTCGCACTGGGCCTGGGACCTGGTCGACGGCGGGCCGGGGCACTGCTTCCCGGGTGGGCATGTCTCCTCGGCCTATGCCTTCCTGGCGCTGGCGCTGCCCTGGCTGGAGGGCGACGCCCAGGCGCGGCGCCTGGGCCGGGCCGTGCTGCACGGCGTGTTGCTGGCCGGCCTGCTGCTGGGCCTGGCCCAGACCCTGCGCGGCGCGCACTACCCGAGTCACACCTGGTGGTCGGCGCTGCTGTGCTGGGTCAGCGCCCTGGCCAACCAGCAGGTCTTTGCCCGCCTGCGCAGCAGGCCATGA
- a CDS encoding SCO family protein, protein MNKRTALHSIAAGLLAAGGLLLAGCSDSGKPGFSAIDLTGADYARDFALTDHNGQARTLKDFQGKIVVMFFGYTQCPDVCPTSMTELVAVKKLLGPDGEKLQGLFVTVDPARDTPEVMKSYMSNFDPTFLALYAPSPEQLAAVAKDYKVYYKKVDGKTPTSYTMDHSAGMYIYDTQGRLRLYSRYGSGAGALASDIRQLLQEK, encoded by the coding sequence ATGAACAAGCGCACTGCTCTTCACTCCATCGCGGCGGGCCTGCTCGCCGCCGGGGGCCTGCTGCTGGCGGGCTGCTCCGACAGCGGCAAACCCGGCTTCAGCGCCATCGACCTGACGGGCGCCGACTACGCCCGCGATTTCGCGCTGACCGACCACAACGGCCAGGCGCGCACGCTCAAGGACTTCCAGGGCAAGATCGTCGTGATGTTCTTCGGCTACACGCAGTGCCCGGACGTCTGCCCCACTTCCATGACCGAACTGGTGGCAGTGAAGAAGCTGCTGGGTCCGGACGGCGAGAAGCTGCAGGGCCTGTTCGTCACCGTTGATCCCGCGCGCGACACGCCCGAGGTGATGAAGAGCTACATGAGCAACTTCGATCCGACCTTCCTCGCGCTGTATGCGCCCAGCCCCGAGCAACTGGCCGCGGTGGCCAAGGACTACAAGGTCTATTACAAGAAGGTCGATGGCAAGACACCCACCAGTTACACCATGGACCACTCGGCCGGCATGTACATCTACGACACCCAGGGTCGTTTGCGCCTGTATTCGCGCTACGGCAGCGGGGCGGGGGCGCTGGCTTCGGATATCAGGCAGCTCCTGCAGGAGAAGTGA
- a CDS encoding bacterioferritin-associated ferredoxin, translating to MIVCVCHRVSDKTIERAARAGADFDEIQLELGVATQCGKCEGCARALWSECRTSHKMAHLGQELGLGRSIQLVAT from the coding sequence ATGATTGTTTGTGTCTGCCACCGCGTCTCCGACAAGACCATCGAGCGTGCTGCCCGTGCCGGGGCCGACTTCGACGAAATCCAGCTCGAACTGGGCGTGGCCACCCAGTGCGGCAAGTGCGAAGGCTGTGCCCGCGCGCTATGGTCCGAATGCCGGACCAGCCACAAGATGGCGCACCTGGGCCAGGAACTGGGCCTGGGCCGTTCCATTCAACTGGTCGCCACCTGA
- the prfA gene encoding peptide chain release factor 1: MKPFLRQQLERYAQRLEELNFLLSREDIMADMGQFLALSREHNEVTQMAGRYARYQQREADLASAQDMLADPDMADMAQEEIAAATAELTQLEEELQRLLLPKDPDDARPAFMEIRAGTGGDESALFAGDLLRMYTRYCERRGWKTELISESPSELGGYKEVVLRIAGDHVYGDLRFESGGHRVQRVPATETQGRIHTSACTVAVLPEPDEAQAVQISPADLRIDTYRASGAGGQHINKTDSAVRITHIPTGIVAECQDDRSQHRNKAKALQVLSARIQEKERSERAAKDAAMRKGLIGSGDRSDRIRTYNFPQGRLTDHRINLTLYKLDRIMEGELDEVVSALRHAREAEQLAELEVGNN; the protein is encoded by the coding sequence ATGAAACCGTTTCTGCGCCAGCAACTCGAACGCTACGCCCAGCGCCTGGAAGAACTCAACTTCCTGCTCTCGCGCGAGGACATCATGGCCGACATGGGCCAGTTCCTCGCGCTCTCGCGCGAGCACAACGAGGTCACGCAGATGGCCGGCCGTTACGCGCGCTACCAGCAGCGCGAGGCGGACCTGGCCAGCGCGCAGGACATGCTGGCCGACCCGGACATGGCCGACATGGCGCAGGAAGAGATCGCAGCGGCCACGGCCGAGCTGACCCAGCTGGAAGAAGAGCTGCAGCGCCTGCTGCTGCCCAAGGACCCGGACGACGCGCGCCCCGCCTTCATGGAGATTCGCGCCGGCACCGGCGGTGACGAGTCGGCCCTGTTCGCCGGTGACCTGCTGCGCATGTACACGCGCTACTGCGAGCGCCGCGGCTGGAAGACCGAGCTGATCAGCGAGAGCCCGAGCGAGCTGGGTGGCTACAAGGAGGTGGTGCTGCGCATCGCCGGTGACCACGTCTACGGCGACCTGCGCTTCGAATCCGGCGGCCACCGCGTGCAGCGCGTACCGGCCACCGAGACCCAGGGCCGCATCCACACCAGCGCCTGCACCGTTGCCGTGCTGCCCGAGCCCGACGAGGCCCAGGCCGTGCAGATCAGCCCGGCCGACCTGCGCATCGACACCTACCGCGCCAGCGGCGCCGGCGGCCAGCACATCAACAAGACCGACTCGGCCGTGCGCATCACGCACATCCCCACCGGCATCGTGGCCGAATGCCAGGACGATCGCAGCCAGCACCGCAACAAGGCCAAGGCCCTGCAGGTGCTCTCGGCCCGCATCCAGGAGAAGGAGCGCAGCGAACGCGCCGCCAAGGACGCCGCCATGCGCAAAGGGCTGATCGGCAGCGGCGACCGCAGCGACCGCATCCGCACCTACAACTTCCCACAGGGCCGCCTGACCGACCACCGCATCAACCTCACGCTCTACAAGCTCGACCGCATCATGGAAGGTGAGCTGGACGAAGTGGTAAGCGCCCTGCGCCATGCGCGCGAGGCCGAACAGCTGGCCGAGTTGGAAGTAGGCAACAACTAA
- a CDS encoding tripartite tricarboxylate transporter substrate binding protein produces the protein MTPSPLRRALLALGLLTLGVGAQAQQAAAWPTKAVKILVGFPAGTSPDLVARTLAEPLSKALGQPVVVENKPGAGGNIAADMVAKATDGHTIGVMINGNLTIAKLLNPKTPYDPAKDLAPISLIGTAPLVLAAPANAPGNTTAEFLAAARSSGDKWSYGSPGIGTVGHIGMELLKARADMAPVHVPYPGYPQVVTAMLGGQIQLSMLPPGLAMAQARAGKVKVLGLTSAGRSTLVPEVPSLAEAGVKDFQLEIWNAVAGPASMPKPVIARLSALFSEISRSPEVRQRLFQQGWQVAGGTSEALALRIKADTATLGKIIRDQAIKVE, from the coding sequence TTGACACCCTCCCCCCTGCGCCGCGCCCTGCTGGCGCTCGGCCTCCTGACACTGGGCGTCGGCGCGCAGGCCCAGCAGGCTGCGGCCTGGCCGACCAAAGCGGTGAAGATCCTGGTCGGTTTTCCGGCCGGCACCTCGCCCGACCTGGTGGCGCGCACGCTGGCCGAGCCCCTGAGCAAGGCGCTGGGCCAGCCCGTGGTCGTGGAGAACAAACCCGGGGCCGGCGGCAATATCGCGGCCGACATGGTGGCCAAGGCCACCGACGGCCACACCATCGGCGTGATGATCAACGGCAACCTGACCATCGCCAAGCTGCTCAATCCCAAAACCCCTTACGACCCGGCCAAAGACCTGGCGCCCATCAGCCTGATCGGTACCGCGCCGCTGGTGCTGGCCGCCCCGGCCAATGCACCCGGCAACACCACCGCCGAATTCCTGGCCGCGGCGCGCAGCAGTGGCGACAAGTGGAGTTATGGTTCGCCAGGCATCGGCACGGTGGGCCACATCGGCATGGAACTGCTCAAGGCGCGCGCCGACATGGCGCCGGTGCATGTGCCCTACCCCGGCTACCCGCAGGTAGTGACGGCCATGCTGGGCGGGCAGATCCAGCTGTCCATGCTGCCGCCGGGCCTGGCCATGGCACAGGCACGTGCAGGCAAGGTCAAGGTGCTGGGGCTGACGTCGGCCGGCCGCAGCACCCTGGTCCCCGAAGTGCCCAGCCTGGCCGAGGCCGGCGTGAAAGACTTCCAGCTGGAGATCTGGAACGCCGTGGCCGGCCCGGCTTCCATGCCCAAGCCCGTCATCGCCAGACTCTCCGCGCTCTTCAGCGAGATCTCACGCAGCCCCGAGGTGCGCCAGCGCCTGTTCCAGCAGGGCTGGCAGGTGGCCGGCGGGACCTCCGAGGCACTGGCCCTGCGCATCAAGGCGGATACGGCCACCCTGGGCAAGATCATCCGCGACCAGGCGATCAAGGTGGAGTGA
- the hemA gene encoding glutamyl-tRNA reductase yields MAVWALGINHTTAPLDLRGRFAFALDQLPPTLHGLRGALPRPPEAAILSTCNRTEIYCASEQLELAPTLDWLAKSGGVSADELRTHTYTLEGGQAARHAFRVASGLDSMVLGEPQILGQMKDAVRVAEEAGALGTTLNQLFQRSFAVAKEVRSSTEIGAHSISMAAAAVRLAANLFEDLHQVRILFVGAGEMIELAATHFAAKNPKAMVIANRTLDRGEKLASRFGAETMRLAELPERLHEFDAVISCTASTLPLIGLGAVERALKSRKHRPMFMVDLAVPRDIEPEVKGLSDVYLYTVDDLAAVVQTGQANRQAAVAQAEVIIDAGVQSFMHWMDQRSAVPLIQQLNAQADEWRGAEIARARKALARGEDVDAVLQALSRGLTQKMLHGALAELHAGDAAARERASAAIQHFFLRKER; encoded by the coding sequence ATGGCAGTCTGGGCTTTGGGCATCAATCACACGACCGCGCCGCTCGATCTGCGCGGCCGGTTTGCCTTTGCGCTCGACCAATTGCCCCCCACGCTGCACGGCCTGCGCGGTGCGCTCCCCCGCCCCCCGGAAGCGGCCATCCTCTCCACCTGCAACCGTACCGAGATCTATTGCGCCAGCGAGCAGCTGGAGCTGGCCCCTACCCTGGACTGGCTGGCCAAAAGTGGCGGCGTCTCGGCCGACGAACTGCGCACCCACACCTACACACTCGAAGGCGGACAGGCGGCACGCCACGCCTTCCGCGTGGCCAGCGGCCTGGACTCCATGGTGCTGGGCGAACCGCAGATCCTGGGCCAGATGAAAGACGCCGTGCGCGTGGCCGAAGAAGCCGGCGCCCTGGGCACCACGCTGAACCAGCTGTTCCAGCGCAGCTTTGCCGTGGCCAAGGAAGTGCGCAGTTCCACCGAAATCGGCGCGCACTCCATCAGCATGGCCGCAGCCGCCGTGCGCCTGGCAGCCAACCTGTTCGAAGACCTGCACCAGGTTCGCATCCTCTTCGTCGGTGCCGGCGAGATGATCGAACTGGCGGCCACACACTTTGCGGCCAAGAACCCCAAAGCCATGGTCATCGCCAACCGCACGCTGGACCGCGGCGAAAAGCTGGCCAGCCGCTTCGGCGCCGAAACCATGCGGCTGGCGGAACTGCCCGAGCGCCTGCACGAGTTCGACGCCGTCATCAGCTGCACCGCCAGCACCCTGCCGCTGATCGGCCTGGGCGCGGTGGAGCGCGCCCTGAAATCACGCAAGCACCGCCCCATGTTCATGGTGGACCTGGCCGTGCCGCGCGACATCGAACCCGAAGTCAAGGGCCTGTCCGACGTCTACCTCTATACCGTGGACGACCTGGCCGCCGTGGTGCAGACCGGCCAGGCCAACCGCCAGGCCGCCGTGGCCCAGGCCGAAGTCATCATCGACGCCGGCGTGCAGAGCTTCATGCACTGGATGGACCAGCGCAGCGCCGTGCCGCTGATCCAGCAGCTCAATGCCCAGGCCGACGAATGGCGCGGCGCCGAAATCGCACGTGCGCGCAAGGCCCTGGCCCGGGGCGAGGACGTGGACGCGGTGCTGCAGGCCCTCTCCAGGGGCCTCACGCAAAAGATGCTGCACGGCGCCCTGGCCGAGCTGCATGCCGGCGACGCCGCGGCGCGTGAACGCGCCAGTGCGGCCATCCAGCACTTCTTCCTGCGCAAAGAGCGTTAG
- a CDS encoding LexA family transcriptional regulator, producing the protein MPVPVAEASVHTLLRLDNRVAAGFPSPAEDLGGQRVDLTRELVTHPQATFLLRARGHSMVGAGILDDDILVVNRALVPRHQSVVVAVVDGEFTVKTLWQRAGRVKLQPANPAYPEIVPAEGQTLEIWGVVTAAIHQFAH; encoded by the coding sequence ATGCCGGTACCTGTGGCTGAGGCCTCGGTGCACACGCTGCTACGGCTCGATAACCGCGTGGCCGCAGGTTTCCCATCGCCGGCCGAAGACCTGGGCGGTCAGCGCGTGGACCTCACGCGCGAACTCGTCACCCATCCGCAGGCCACCTTCCTGCTGCGCGCGCGGGGCCACTCCATGGTGGGCGCGGGCATCCTGGATGACGACATTCTTGTAGTGAATCGTGCGCTCGTGCCGCGGCACCAGAGTGTGGTGGTGGCCGTGGTCGACGGCGAGTTCACCGTCAAGACGCTGTGGCAGCGCGCGGGCCGCGTCAAGCTGCAGCCTGCCAACCCGGCCTATCCCGAGATCGTTCCCGCCGAGGGCCAGACCCTGGAGATCTGGGGTGTGGTCACGGCCGCCATCCATCAGTTCGCGCACTAG
- a CDS encoding porin family protein gives MKKVLVPALLCATLASPALAQHWYGAVDIGTLTMKNTSYADPGSITVSGGYRFSPHLAAEGGITAIGDSTLVDGSGTRTARQGDLRFLAVGFLPVNQNFEFFGKAGLGLHATRILGTGSYTSNPTAHTTANLIVGAGMQLNFNQRFGMRLQYEHLGKSKASETDPGADISRVSIGGVLNF, from the coding sequence ATGAAAAAAGTCCTCGTCCCGGCCCTGCTGTGCGCGACCCTCGCCAGCCCCGCGCTGGCCCAGCATTGGTACGGCGCGGTCGACATCGGCACGCTGACCATGAAAAACACCAGCTACGCCGATCCGGGCTCCATCACGGTATCGGGCGGTTACCGCTTCAGCCCCCATCTGGCCGCCGAAGGCGGCATCACCGCCATCGGCGATTCGACCCTGGTCGATGGCAGCGGCACCCGCACCGCCCGCCAGGGTGACCTGCGCTTTCTCGCCGTCGGTTTCCTGCCGGTGAACCAGAATTTCGAGTTCTTCGGCAAGGCCGGCCTGGGCCTGCACGCGACCCGCATCCTGGGCACGGGCAGCTACACCAGCAACCCCACCGCACACACCACGGCCAACCTCATCGTGGGTGCCGGGATGCAACTGAATTTCAACCAGCGCTTCGGCATGCGCCTGCAATACGAGCACCTCGGCAAATCCAAGGCCAGCGAGACCGATCCCGGCGCCGACATCAGCCGCGTTTCCATTGGTGGCGTACTGAACTTCTGA
- the rpoH gene encoding RNA polymerase sigma factor RpoH, producing the protein MTTVTGVSASALTVANPWALVPPLGNLDAYISAANRLPMLTLEEEQEFARKFRESNDLEAAGKLVLSHLRLVVSVSRQYLGYGLPHGDLIQEGNVGLMKAVKRFDPDQGVRLVSYALHWIKAEIHEYILKNWRMVKVATTKAQRKLFFNLRSKKQGYKADAAAADAGTHRETLSESEIDLMARELNVKREEVIEMETRLSGGDVMLDPGPSDDGEDSFGPIAYLADASHEPTAMIEARQRDLLASDGIATALDALDARSRRIVEERWLKVNDDSSGGMTLHELAAEYGVSAERIRQIEVAAMKKMKAALAEYA; encoded by the coding sequence ATGACCACTGTCACTGGAGTTTCCGCTTCCGCGCTGACCGTCGCGAATCCTTGGGCGCTGGTGCCCCCGCTGGGCAATCTCGACGCCTATATTTCGGCCGCCAACCGCCTGCCCATGCTCACCCTGGAGGAAGAGCAGGAGTTCGCACGAAAATTCCGCGAGTCCAACGATCTTGAGGCCGCCGGTAAGTTGGTGCTCTCTCACTTGCGCCTGGTGGTGTCCGTTTCCCGCCAGTACCTGGGCTACGGCCTGCCCCACGGCGACCTGATCCAGGAAGGCAATGTGGGCCTGATGAAGGCCGTCAAGCGCTTCGACCCGGACCAGGGCGTGCGCCTGGTGAGCTACGCGCTGCACTGGATCAAGGCCGAGATCCATGAATACATCCTGAAGAACTGGCGCATGGTCAAGGTCGCCACGACCAAGGCCCAGCGCAAGCTCTTCTTCAACCTGCGCTCCAAGAAGCAGGGTTACAAGGCCGACGCTGCAGCGGCGGATGCCGGCACCCACCGCGAGACGCTGAGCGAAAGCGAGATCGACCTGATGGCGCGCGAGCTCAATGTGAAGCGCGAAGAGGTCATCGAGATGGAAACCCGCCTGTCGGGCGGTGATGTCATGCTGGACCCGGGCCCTTCGGATGACGGCGAGGACAGCTTCGGCCCGATCGCCTACCTGGCCGACGCCAGCCACGAGCCCACGGCCATGATCGAAGCGCGCCAGCGCGACCTGCTGGCCAGCGACGGCATTGCCACGGCGCTGGACGCGCTGGACGCACGCAGCCGCCGCATCGTGGAGGAGCGCTGGCTCAAGGTCAACGACGACAGCTCGGGCGGCATGACGCTGCATGAGCTGGCCGCCGAATACGGCGTGAGTGCCGAGCGCATCCGCCAGATCGAAGTGGCCGCCATGAAAAAGATGAAGGCGGCGCTGGCAGAATACGCCTGA
- the prmC gene encoding peptide chain release factor N(5)-glutamine methyltransferase, with product MQIQQALSAACSALGLERLDAQLLLLHVLGRPQNDRAWLLAHDSDALAPDAEMRYIHLTRRRAAGTPLAYLTGQREFYGMSLQVDSRVLDPRPDTETLVDWALACIQGHPAPRVIDLGTGSGAIALALKHARPDALVSAIDASADALAVASANALALKLDIDCRLGNWLDGVDRRYELIVSNPPYIAEGDPHLEALGHEPLQALTSGPDGLDAIRTIVTQAPQHLAPGGWLLLEHGWDQAAAVRALLAQAGFSDVQSHPDLAGIERCSGGRWMPT from the coding sequence ATGCAGATCCAGCAAGCCCTCAGCGCAGCCTGCTCCGCCCTCGGGCTGGAGCGGCTGGATGCGCAGTTGCTGCTGCTGCACGTGCTGGGCCGCCCGCAGAACGACCGGGCCTGGCTGCTGGCCCACGACAGCGACGCGCTCGCCCCGGATGCGGAGATGCGCTACATCCACCTCACGCGCCGCCGCGCCGCCGGCACGCCGCTGGCCTACCTGACCGGCCAGCGCGAGTTCTACGGCATGAGCCTGCAGGTGGACAGCCGTGTGCTGGACCCTCGGCCCGACACCGAGACCCTGGTCGACTGGGCACTGGCGTGCATCCAGGGCCACCCTGCGCCACGCGTGATCGATCTGGGCACCGGCAGCGGCGCCATCGCCCTGGCGCTCAAGCATGCGCGACCCGATGCGCTAGTCAGCGCCATCGACGCCAGCGCCGATGCGCTGGCCGTGGCCAGCGCCAATGCGCTCGCCCTGAAACTGGATATCGACTGCAGACTGGGCAACTGGCTGGACGGCGTCGACCGCCGCTACGAGCTCATCGTCTCCAACCCGCCCTATATCGCCGAAGGGGATCCACACCTCGAAGCACTCGGCCACGAACCCCTGCAAGCACTCACCTCCGGACCCGACGGCCTGGACGCCATCCGTACCATCGTCACGCAGGCGCCGCAGCACCTGGCGCCAGGCGGCTGGCTGCTGCTGGAACATGGCTGGGATCAGGCGGCGGCGGTGCGCGCCTTGCTGGCGCAGGCTGGCTTTTCGGATGTGCAATCACATCCAGACCTGGCAGGCATCGAACGCTGCAGCGGCGGACGCTGGATGCCCACGTGA